The Nymphalis io chromosome 14, ilAglIoxx1.1, whole genome shotgun sequence genome has a segment encoding these proteins:
- the LOC126773180 gene encoding uncharacterized protein PF3D7_1120600-like, producing MDRSTTDHSDSDSGDSWTLIENSSTYADDALDVPDHTTESTKVEHHDKDEDTDGISIITDSEPESSSPCEINYEHYLLEENLAPEHHIPQFMTVNSDLHDFKNHNESKKEDDDFLGDSGEKHKTYVHRRNKRLSTVLNIIMLGSVITAAGVAIGHMWGAKTDCSVHTSPNVNKILSNLYKLQEENAYLWNKLKELTALNNHQMNQQKTTLKQNKCKKIFEEPLINNDSKKVTKCVDSKFINDDKLLNKDMDKAAHENQFSLEDVIDNNHAYQKNKKWLDDEILQTSNQKPSKKLKTRHTPKSLEHNPKNQNKENDSKEIIYVKENSKNEKKNTEEYLNETQDLSSAITLNYINNINNKESEAFKSEYKYLNNKKLLKKPYGPEKDFSLNYVDKLENEKNKDQFKNYMRLKGAYGYEFDLSNKGKNTKTNFNSLNEEYDLFNDFNHKRHQSIKKRESNKTFKVETKDLDTNQISKDKFGTEEEFLRSIKDKKEMKKSLKSIKKAFKNNSKDFDKGKTTEGKEFLRNIKDKNQKIINKSESNKAFEKEYKILMKNNTPNSEYDSEEESNMKDSNLKKNKREDTKILQKKNKKNIKHETLKGKYNTAEQVMKDQNLNGYNQKENEMCEMNTKSLYTNEGSNDELGVNEDSLNIKNNRVKENSEKACTMKNNDLKWNKTPKNENDSKIKTQIINNDSIKDKKATGEDYYQSDISDEDLKKDNRYIGQKQKEERKKYDRQHSHKKVKRRNKYEQWEMKGGLFKDYDDISMSSSQENEYSFNEPNSQNDENRKRQLRDNSNKAEDNLNDDLKDYVKSSQKVNEGEDEENWLHKRAKFRTEARQKLDKESSVKNGINAAGWYFRRMRKREQSRGKVDSSTYRKLLKHKF from the exons ATGGACCGATCCACTACAGATCATAGTGATTCTGATTCTGGAGATAGTTGGACTCTAATTGAGAATAGCTCCACGTACGCTGATGATGCGCTAGATGTACCTGATCATACAACTGAAAG CACCAAGGTGGAACATCATGATAAAGACGAGGACACTGATGGTATATCTATTATCACTGACAGTGAACCAGAGTCTTCTTCACCATGTGAAATAAACTATGAACATTATCTTTTAGAGGAAAATTTGGCACCAGAACATCATATTCCACAATTCATGACGGTAAATTCTGACTTGCatgattttaaaaatcacaATGAATCTAAAAAAGAAGATGATGATTTTCTCGGAGATAGCGGGGAAAAGCATAAGACATATGTACATAGGCGAAATAAAAGATTGAGCACAGTACTTAACATCATAATGTTGGGTAGTGTGATAACAGCTGCAGGTGTAGCTATTGGTCACATGTGGGGTGCTAAAACAGACTGTTCCGTGCATACTTCtccaaatgtaaataaaatattgtccaATCTTTATAAACTACAAGAAGAAAATGCTTATTTATGGAATAAATTAAAGGAGTTGACAGCcttaaataatcatcaaatgAATCAACAAAAGACtacattgaaacaaaataaatgtaagaaaatatttgaagaaCCCTTGATAAATAATGACAGTAAGAAAGTTACAAAATGTGTTGACAGTAAATTCATAAATGATgacaaattactaaataaagaCATGGATAAAGCAGCTCATGAAAATCAATTTTCATTAGAAGACGTGATAGATAATAATCATGCTTACCAAAAAAACAAGAAATGGTTAgatgatgaaattttgcaaacttCTAATCAGAAGccatcaaaaaaattaaagacacggcACACTCCTAAATCTTTAGAACATAATCCTAAGAATCAAAACAAAGAAAATGACTCAAAGGAAATCATTTATGTTaaagaaaatagtaaaaatgaaaaaaaaaatactgaagaATATCTGAATGAAACACAAGATTTGTCAAGTGCAATTacactaaattatattaacaatataaataataaagagagTGAAGCTTTTAAATCagaatataagtatttaaataacaaaaagttaCTTAAAAAACCATATGGTCCCGAAAAAGACTTTTCTTTGAATTATGTAGACAAACTTGAAAATGAGAAAAATAAAGATCAGTTTAAAAACTATATGAGACTTAAAGGAGCATATGGTTATGAGTTTGATCTTtcaaataaaggaaaaaatacaaaaactaattttaacagCTTAAACGAAGAATATGATTTGTTTAATGACTTCAATCATAAAAGACATCAATCCATCAAGAAAAGAGaaagtaataaaacttttaaagtagAAACTAAAGATCTTGATACAAATCAAATATCAAAAGATAAATTTGGTACTGAAGAGGAATTCTTAAGGagcattaaagataaaaaagaaatgaagaAAAGCctcaaaagtattaaaaaagcatttaaaaataacagtaaagATTTCGATAAGGGAAAAACCACTGAAGGAAAggaatttttaagaaatataaaagataaaaaccaaaaaataatcaataaaagtGAAAGTAACAAAGCATTTGAGaaggaatataaaattttaatgaaaaataatactcCAAACAGCGAATACGATTCCGAAGAAGAAAGTAACATGAAAGATagcaatttgaaaaaaaataaaagggaAGATACCAAAATacttcaaaagaaaaataaaaagaacataaAGCATGAAACACTAAAAGGAAAATACAATACTGCTGAGCAAGTTATGAAAGATCAAAATCTTAATGGATATAATCAAAAGGAAAATGAGATGTGTGAAATGAATACTAAAAGTTTGTACACCAATGAAGGTTCTAACGACGAATTGGGTGTTAACGAAGAttctttaaatatcaaaaataatagaGTAAAAGAGAACAGTGAGAAAGCTTGTACCatgaaaaataatgatttaaagtGGAATAAAACACCAAAAAATGAAAACGATAGCAAAATAAAAacgcaaataataaataatgattctaTTAAGGACAAAAAAGCAACTGGTGAAGACTATTACCAAAGTGACATCAGTGATGAAGACTTGAAAAAGGATAACAGATATATTGGTCAAAAGCAGAAAGAAGAAAGGAAGAAATATGATCGTCAACATTCACATAAAAAAGTGAAAAGAAGGAATAAATATGAACAATGGGAAATGAAAGGCGGTTTATTCAAAGACTATGATGATATTTCAATGTCTTCATCTCAAGAAAATGAATATTCATTCAATGAACCAAATTCGCAGAACGACGAAAACCGTAAACGTCAACTAAGAGATAATTCTAATAAGGCAGAAGATAACTTAAATGATGATCTTAAAGATTATGTAAAAAGTTCTCAAAAAGTTAATGAAGGTGAGGATGAAGAAAATTGGCTACATAAAAGAGCGAAATTTCGTACAGAAGCAAGGCAAAAGCTTGACAAGGAGTCCTCTGTTAAGAATGGCATCAATGCTGCCGGTTGGTATTTTCGACGTATGCGCAAACGTGAGCAAAGTCGTGGGAAAGTCGATAGCAGCACTTaccgaaaattattaaaacataaattttaa
- the LOC126773176 gene encoding 2-oxoglutarate and iron-dependent oxygenase domain-containing protein 3-like, translating to MGDIKKRNKINTKSANIEKNDNEKSVEKVSINKGLPLRILSRSVVIVSLLIVVYYSSKNNVQTFAKQSELLPGKGQIVECSPEYVKDIDKYEGCAPKYCKRFVTDKVISVRETEELLKLAQKGLKYGGSFGGASILDLHSGALSKGQHFVNVYKMDEMKNLFTQDDFNIFKDVKDKIKYTIAHHFGVRPDKLYLTHPTFFSEITSKTAFTVHDEYWHPHVDKETYKSFHYTTLLYLGDYNIDFRGGRFVFIDDKFNSTIEPRKGRLSMFTSGGENFHYVEKVTSGVRYAITISFTCDEKFAINDPSPANYYN from the exons atgggggatattaaaaaaagaaataaaataaataccaaaagTGCAAATATTGAGAAAAATGACAATGAAAAATCGGTTGAAAAAgt ATCCATTAATAAAGGTTTACCACTAAGAATTCTCTCACGATCAGTTGTAATTGTTTCTTTGcttattgttgtttattattcatctaaaAACAATGTTCAAACTTTTGCAAAACAATCTGAGTTGCTACCAGGTAAAGGACAAATTGTTGAATGTTCCCCTGAATATGTAAAAGATATAGACAAATATGAAGGTTGTGCGCCTAAATACTGCAAAAGATTTGTTACTGATAAAGTAATTTCTGTGAGAGAAACTGAAGAGTTGTTGAAGCTAGCCCAAAAAGGTTTAAAGTATGGAGGTTCTTTTGGTGGTGCTTCTATATTGGACCTACATAGTGGAGCATTATCCAAAGGACAGCATTtcgttaatgtttataaaatggaTGAAATGAAAAATCTTTTCACACAAGAtgactttaacatttttaaa GATGTCaaggataaaattaaatacacaattgCACATCATTTTGGTGTACGGCctgacaaattatatttaactcatCCAACATTCTTCTCAGAAATAACATCTAAAACTGCTTTTACGGTTCATGATGAATACTGGCATCCGCATGTTGACAAA GAAACTTATAAGTCCTTCCATTATACAACATTACTTTATCTTGGAGATTATAACATTGACTTTAGAGGAGGTAGATTTGTCTTCATTGATGATAAATTTAACAGTACAATAGAACCACGGAAAGGCAGATTAAGTATGTTTACTAGTGGTGGTGAAAATTTTCATTATGTTGAGAAAGTCACTTCAGGTGTGAGATATGCAATAACAATTTCTTTCACATGTGATGAAAAATTTGCCATTAATGACCCTAGTCCagccaattattataattag